TGGAAAACTCCCTAGTGTGGAAGGTGATGCCGTTCTGAGCTTGGATTTTGGAATTGTCCAAAGCAGGACAAATGTGATGTGAAAGGTCACTTTAACCATGGGCTGGGATCATCAACACAGCCTAAGGAAGCTGGGCATCCAGCTGTCCCTGAATTGCAATGATTATTGGCCCCTAGCTCAGAAAACCACACAGTCAAAGTCATAGAATTTAATGCCAGAAGGACCCACCAGCTCAGCCAGTCTCACCTCCCCCCAGCGCCCACACACTACACCCAACAATCAGTGTCACAGCTCACAGAAGACTCAACTTACATGCCATGGGGAGTGGCTAGGGGGAACCGAGATGCATTAGTGCCTGAGTtcactgcaatggcagggaactggtTAAGTGAGAGatgcccagataatcctggcgAGTGACCCTCATCCCTTGCAGCCAAGGAAGGGAAACTGctcccaaggtcactgccagtctcacttgcggggggaggggaattccTAGCCATCCCCAGAGAGGATGATCAGTCAGACCCTGCGCTTGTCCCACCAGGTGCTTGTTCTGCTGCGGGAGTTTTGCTGGAGCGACACTGGATTATGTTGTGGTAActgggcccagggccggctccaggcaccagcatcccaagcaagTGGTTTGGACGACACTTCTCAAGGGGCAGCACCTTCGGCGGTGGcactccagcttttttttttttttttttttttgtgctttggCGGTGGCAGCactctgtgtttatttttttgcttggggcagcaaaaaaccaagACTGGCCCTGCTGCTCAGACCCACGACAAACACACTAGAAAATCCATGCCACGGTTTAATATAATTGATTGATTAAGCTACACATGAGAAAAAGGATTGAAAACAAAGCCCAAATCATTCTGGGACTGAAATGGAGCATTAAGGACGAGAAGCCTAAGCAAGCCCCTCTTTCAGCGTGAGGATCTGGGTTAGAGTATCTCATCCTGGTGAGCGACCCTTTGTATTGGGGACAAAAGGGCTAGTTCTGTGGTGGGGCTCTGAGCTGATTCTTGTGAATGATGGTTCCCTGTCTTGCTCTTggcaagacagacagacagacacaatgcGGGAGAAGAGACAGCACAGTCTGAGCTTTGGTTGATGCTCTCAGCACTAGGTGCCTGGTCAGTCACAGACGTAGGCTTTGGCGCTGGGCTGGCAGATTGGCCATGTTACCCGTTGCTCTTGACCCTGGCTCAGGGACCTCATCTGACTGGTATGGCCTGGTccctctccttcactggcccgtctcaGACAGGGCAGAGCCTCCTGTCGTGCTGGTGCCCTGTcaagcagctggctgcagggtcaggggaacagcagagagagagatagCAGAGGAGGAAGAGAGTGGAGAAGGGAAAGAGGGACGTGAGGGGAGGGCAGACAGAGCAGGAGCTCACCTGTCTCAGGCAGGGTGTTTGCTGGTCTAGCAGTGATGGCCAGGTGTCCTCGCCAGGGTGCTGGCCTGGATGTCCTGGTGATCCAGGCTCACCCGTGAAGGAGAGAGTCTCTGGAGCAAACCAGGGGCCTGCTGGCCTTCCCCCAGGAGTCCATTCCACACTTCCTGGACCCCAAAGTCTCCCTTTGAAGCTCTAAAAAGGATGTGTGGGGGAGGCGGAATGGAGAATCCCCTCATTAGTTCATTCGATAATTATCCTGATTTCTGACATATCATGTTTGGTCAATTGACCTCTGAGTCTGTCCTCTCTTGCTTTATCAGTCATGATCCTAATACAGTGCTGGGGCTGCATTTTTCTTTGGACGAATCCTGTCTTTCTGAGCCCTTCTGATAATCCTCCTATCAATCGTCACTGTTACAGGTTATTGCAATGTTTTCTGAACTTCCACCCACGCCATGTCCCAGCACGTGATCTGCAGGCCCCAGTTACTCAAGAGTATCTTGGTAAAAGCGAATCTGATTGATAGATTAATGTACAGCAATGAGCCAGAAGGGACCTTTCTAACCATCATGTCTGAGCTCCTGTCccacacaagccagagaacttcaCCTAGTGATTCCTGCACTGAGACCAATACCGGGTTGTTGAATGAGAACAGATCTTTTACAATGATATCCTAGCCTGATTTAAAGACCTGAAGTGACAGAAAATCCATCACATTCCCACTACGTTGCTCCAATGGCTAATCCTCTCACTGCTTAAAATTTGagccaattttgatttaaaaaaaaatctgtggaaaATTCCTGCACAAAAGGACTTTAAAAAACCATCTGAATGATGCCATCATTGACTTCACTGTCTTTTCCCCCCAACCAATTCTAATGACAAAGCTTAGATGCCTGTGTTTTGGGTGCATGACATGAGAAGCTTTAAGGGGATACATTTCAAACCATCTGGGAGATTTAGGAGCACCGCTTCCAGTAACTTCTAatgagacttgtgctcctaaactCCTGAGGCACCTTTAAAAATGTCCCCCGATGGTGGCTTGTGTTGGAGAGgccaggtgctcagcattttgtgCAAACCAGCCTTCTTTAAAGTGTCTGAAGTCAGGCATCCAAAGTCTGTAgctggttttaaaaatggagccCAGTCCTGTTACATGGAGACCTTTGAACCCAGGGTAGGTGGTGGAAGAGACTCTCCTGTGGAAATTGCTGTCTAAAATTCTGGGTGGGAGGGAGATTATTTTTATGGCATTTTAAAATCTAAAGAGACAGATGGAGGACACGGGCGGAGTCGCTGCAGCTGAGGGGTGGGGCCTGTAGCACTAATAGATGAAGGCAGCTGATTCATTTCTTCTCGGCTTTGGTGTGAAGGCGTCAGACAAGCATCCActtgccccttccctccccagtggGCATGTCACAGGGCGCAGTACTGCCAGGACTTCTCCGGGTCCCGGATGTAACACCACTGGTAATTATAGCCGTGTTTCCCACAtcggtgctgtggggagcagcaaTAGTCCCAGTTTTTTTCATCATCTGTGTAGCACCAGAAGTATCTTTTCCCATAAAGGCCACATGGATGGTCAGACCGACAGACCTTCCCGGAGATGGTCTGCATAGAGTAACCGTAGGGTGAGCATTTTGTGATGGAGCCATCTCCTCGTGAGCACTCGTATACTTCAGACTCTGGATTCACTGTGCACTCCTCTGTACAGCAGTAATCCCAGTCATTCCTGTCAGATGTGTAACACCAGCTGTAGGCATATCCTTGACACTCACAGCGGGTCTCCTTAACACAGCTCCACCCTGTGGCTGTTACTCCAAAGTTCAGCTCCTTGAAGGGGCAGACTCTGTCCAAAGCCTCAGCAGCTCTTGCCAGTCTAGCTACAGCAGGGGCCAGGTTGTCCTGTTCGTACGTCTTCTCAAACTGGCTGTGCCCATCTGCCAGCCTGGAAATACCCACCCGGAACCCAAGGCCCATCAGCTGCATCTTCTTCTGATCCAGGGTCTGGCTTGTCATCATCTTGGTCTCCCTGTCCAGTTTACTCCTCTTCACTAGCTGGGAATAAGGGTCTGTTAGCAAGATCTGGAAGGTATTGTACAAGGCTTTCTTCATTGCTGATAAAACCTCTTGTCCTTTCTGGCTCTCGGATCCACAGTCATCTGCAAAGACCTCGACTGGCCCAGGAGTCTTGTACAGACGTGATAGCTCTGTGTTTAGCTGCTCCACGGGGATGATTTGAAGACCGGATGCCTCCTTGTTCTCTCCTATGAAGGCGAAGGAGAATTTGCGGTTGTTGTCCCCATGGTCGCAGCAAACAGCTGTCCAGACGTGGCTGGGCACCGAGACCCGGTTGTATGGCCGGTTACGGTCCCCTTCTTTGTCCTCCCCCTCTATGGGGATTTTCTCAGTGTCCCTGGGAACAGCCCCTGTCACCAGGTAGGGTTTGCCTCCCACATTTCTGCAGCTCCCAGATAGCTGTGCCTTGAGGGTTTTCTCCAGCTTGGACCAGTGGACCCGGTTGAAGTCGGGGTTCATGGGGACGGCGTTGGTGAGGGTAAAGGTGGCTATGTGGTTGTCATTACACTGGAAGGCGTTTGGGTTCAGGTGGCCCCGGTCGTATGACGTGTCTTCATAGTCCTCATTGATGGCCTGGCTGGATCTCCGCTCGTCCAGGCTCAGTGTTGACTCAGCCTCCGTCGTCATTTCTGGGGACTCATCTGGATGAGCCAGCTGGGGACACACAAGGTCAAAATATCTTGGCTTTGTTTGGGCTTCTCCTGCCTCTTGTGGGATCTCACACACACCCTGGACCCTCCTCTCCCCTAGGATCTCacccctgtccctccctccctggggtcttccttccttccctccatcccccaggaCACCCCCTTCCCATGCCTCATCTGCCTCTCCCCACTTTCCTCCCGGAAGATCACCTCCTGCCCCTCACATCCCCAGGATCTCATCCCACTGCCCCCATACTCCATGCAGCAGGGCAGCCCATGCCAGGGTGTAgtataggaatgtgctacttagggtgcactgagcatgctcacacagactgagcatgctcagtaatatctgctgaagccactgcccttcccATTGCCCTTAAGTGGCATAAGTTTCTGCTGACGGCTTTTGACAGGGGTTAAAAAGGGGCAAAGGAGGAAATCAGAGGAgagggtggccagggtctgagcagggcgTGGAAATTGActggcccggggcggggggggggtgtgtgaagCAGCTGAAGGCAAAGTTAGGTATGGGGGTGAAGGAGCTTGGTTATGCTCAGGGGTGAGGCACTGCCCGAGGGTGACCAAGGGCACAACCTGGCACATGCGGGGCACAGCGGGCAGCAGTTACCCCAGTGGACCGAGATACCCGTGTTTGCAAAAATAGTGTGAGTGGAGCAGAGGAGCAGTTTTATTCCCCTCCCACAGTACGGTGCATCTCAGcctgggcttcccagggctgggttcttagaGGCGCCAGCACCCCAATGCCTCGCGACTGCTGCTCCGCTCTGTCTGAGCTCACCTACTGAGGTGCGGCAGGAGACTTAATTCAGTGAAACCGGGCCTTCCCTACACCCCCACAAGGGGCTGTACACATCCCCCCCAAATGTCCCCAAGGCCCCCTCCCCTCATGGTCAATTAGTTACATGCAGCGTTGCCAATATAGTCAttggttggaaatttgaattgaaattgaaacattaatacacattaTAAAAACATAtgcagtgtatgataaaatacttgtttctgaaaaagtataataggtttgaaaagtgtgaacaaCGACTAGCTTCCTcacacagctgttgttttttctgacagTGTTGGCACATTTGTTTTGGCAACGTTGGCCAATATTATCatttaaaattatgttttgtaagtgtaacccttctgcccctctgagctggcagcaacaagggccgggttcagtctcCAGAGGTGCTGTTTCAACCACACAacgcaaaactggctcgagcccccacccagtgacctgggacaattacataccaccccccacccccaggcacctccaggaggcaatacttcccctctcgcaaacacagagtctgagtgtagcaaaacccttttaataaaggagggaaacaatggaaacaccacaaacaggattcataacacaaaccatgagcaaaagacccacctccaagtaagtttggcaatgtccttttcccctcagggtcttaagtccaaatcaccccaaagtccaacaacccaaaagtctctgtccctggtcagtgccaccccagagttcaaaagttcatctgcagagttttacacacacacccccggcctGGGTGGAATTGcagggggggcacacagggtgttaaggggcaccttacatggtccaaggctcactgccccacctctctgtggagttctgctgcagccttcaccacaaacacctctgctccaccagctgctcctcttgctgttccatgggccactccaccagccatcctatGAACTACTCCAGCTATCCCTGCAAGCTGCTGCACTCCAACCACCCTGCAACTGCTCTGCTCACCACTTAGCGACATattttcaggctcccccactagatgacacagcactcagtgatctcagctccgtaagcttagctcttttagtgatttcagcttgtagtaggggagccccagtgctggtgcaccactgGCACAAAATGAATTCTGCTCAGCAGACTCTAACTAGATTCCTAAtaaaatcaaaattagctctgctattcaacagttgCGAGGGAGGTACAAAAGGGTTCCATATCATCAGGTACACATCCCTATCCCCAACCATCCTCCATTCACTGGGGGggttggaacccatgtcccttgtctagcgagtgctacttaggtGATGGTGAGaacctctgtcataaaacagtttcatagtctctcattcacataatcagggatACAatactttatttctcctgccccaataacagagaaattggggattgcacagctgtcaaagtgaccattttgggctgccgtggactcatgctaggtggggtgggtgtgcctatgcaaacaagatcagcccccgaagttcttttccacacttgccataattcaccaccagatgtcagggtagacctcatcctgactctgcttacataagcaaggtctgaatgagtTCTCCGCTGACAGCTAATGATGAGCCGGGGTAGGGAATAGTCTTCAGGACCAGACtatatttacatgaactcacctactctgctTAGGTATCCAtcagacagagctgtgttgtcccagtgatcaattttggctggtgttgggagttcctggctaatagccattgatggacatatcctccaggaacttatctagttctagttttggcc
This region of Mauremys mutica isolate MM-2020 ecotype Southern chromosome 10, ASM2049712v1, whole genome shotgun sequence genomic DNA includes:
- the LOC123378585 gene encoding endonuclease domain-containing 1 protein-like, which produces MSHRTMDWLMLLGCVSLWPGMVLAEVGSFTDCNEYFYRDAEPRGFATADTAEICQRYSNLYHFATLYDRPQRIPRWSAYTLGDPNCPGQAQKRSQWFVEPQLAHPDESPEMTTEAESTLSLDERRSSQAINEDYEDTSYDRGHLNPNAFQCNDNHIATFTLTNAVPMNPDFNRVHWSKLEKTLKAQLSGSCRNVGGKPYLVTGAVPRDTEKIPIEGEDKEGDRNRPYNRVSVPSHVWTAVCCDHGDNNRKFSFAFIGENKEASGLQIIPVEQLNTELSRLYKTPGPVEVFADDCGSESQKGQEVLSAMKKALYNTFQILLTDPYSQLVKRSKLDRETKMMTSQTLDQKKMQLMGLGFRVGISRLADGHSQFEKTYEQDNLAPAVARLARAAEALDRVCPFKELNFGVTATGWSCVKETRCECQGYAYSWCYTSDRNDWDYCCTEECTVNPESEVYECSRGDGSITKCSPYGYSMQTISGKVCRSDHPCGLYGKRYFWCYTDDEKNWDYCCSPQHRCGKHGYNYQWCYIRDPEKSWQYCAL